A single Pan troglodytes isolate AG18354 chromosome 19, NHGRI_mPanTro3-v2.0_pri, whole genome shotgun sequence DNA region contains:
- the SEZ6 gene encoding seizure protein 6 homolog isoform X1: MRPVALLLLPSLLALLAHGLSLEAPTVGKGQAPGIEETDGELTAAPTPEQPERGVHFVTTAPTLKLLNHHPLLEEFLQEGLEKGDEELRPALPFQPDPPAPFTPSPLPRLANQDSRPVFTSPTPAMAAVPTQPQSKEGPWSPESESPMLRITAPLPPGPSMAVPTLGPGEIASTTPPSRAWTPTQEGPGDMGRPWVAEVVSQGAGIGIQGTITSSTASGDDEETTTTTTIITTTITTVQTPGPCSWNFSGPEGSLDSPTDLSSPTDVGLDCFFYISVYPGYGVEIKVQNISLREGETVTVEGLGGPDPLPLANQSFLLRGQVIRSPTHQAALRFQSLPPPAGPGTFHFHYQAYLLSCHFPRRPAYGDVTVTSLHPGGSARFHCATGYQLKGTRHLTCLNATQPFWDSKEPVCIAACGGVIRNATTGRIVSPGFPGNYSNNLTCHWLLEAPEGQRLHLHFEKVSLAEDDDRLIIRNGDNVEAPPVYDSYEVEYLPIEGLLSSGKHFFVELSTDSSGAAAGMALRYEAFQQGHCYEPFVKYGNFSSSEPTYPVGTTVEFSCDPGYTLEQGSIIIECVDPHDPQWNETEPACRAVCSGEITDSAGVVLSPNWPEPYGRGQDCIWGVHVEEDKRIMLDIRVLRIGPGDVLTFYDGDDLTARVLGQYSGPRSHFKLFTSMADVTIQFQSDPGTSVLGYQQGFVIHFFEVPRNDTCPELPEIPNGWKSPSQPELVHGTVVTYQCYPGYQVVGSSVLMCQWDLTWSEDLPSCQRVTSCHDPGDVEHSRRLISSPKFPVGATVQYICDQGFVLTGSSILTCHDRQAGSPKWSDRAPKCLLEQLKPCHGLSAPENGARSPEKRLHPAGATIHFSCAPGYVLKGQASIKCVPGHPSHWSDPPPICRAASLDGFYNSRSLDVAKAPAASSTLDAAHIAAAIFLPLVAMMLLVGGIYFYFSRLQGKSSLQLPRPRPRPYNRITIESAFDNPTYETGSLSFAGDERI, translated from the exons GACTCTCTTTAGAGGCCCCAACCGTGGGGAAAGGACAAGCCCCAGGCATCGAGGAGACAGATGGCGAGCTGACAGCAGCCCCCACACCTGAGCAGCCAGAACGAGGCGTCCACTTTGTCACAACAGCCCCCACCTTGAAGCTGCTCAACCACCACCCGCTGCTTGAGGAATTCCTACAAGAGGGGCTGGAAAAGGGAGATGAGGAGCTGAGGCCAGCACTGCCCTTCCAGCCTGACCCACCTGCACCCTTCACCCCAAGTCCCCTTCCCCGCCTGGCCAACCAGGACAGCCGCCCTGTCTTTACCAGccccactccagccatggctgcgGTACCCACTCAGCCCCAGTCCAAGGAGGGACCCTGGAGTCCGGAGTCAGAGTCCCCTATGCTTCGAATCACAGCTCCCCTACCTCCAGGGCCCAGCATGGCAGTGCCCACCCTAGGCCCAGGGGAGATAGCCAGCACTACACCCCCCAGCAGAGCCTGGACACCAACCCAAGAGGGTCCTGGAGACATGGGAAGGCCGTGGGTTGCAGAGGTTGTGTCCCAGGGCGCAGGGATCGGGATCCAGGGGACCATCACCTCCTCCACAGCTTCAGGAGATGATGAGGagaccaccactaccaccaccatcatcaccaccaccatcaccacagtcCAGACACCAG gccctTGTAGCTGGAATTTCTCAGGCCCAGAGGGCTCTCTGGACTCCCCTACAGACCTCAGCTCCCCCACTGATGTTGGCCTGGACTGCTTCTTCTACATCTCTGTCTACCCTGGCTATGGCGTGGAAATCAAG GTCCAGAATATCAGCCTCCGGGAAGGGGAGACAGTGACTGTGGAAGGCCTGGGGGGGCCTGacccactgcccctggccaaccAGTCTTTCCTGCTGCGGGGCCAAGTCATCCGCAGCCCCACCCACCAAGCGGCCCTGAGGTTCCAGAGCCTCCCGCCACCGGCTGGCCCTGGCACCTTCCATTTCCATTACCAAG CCTATCTCCTGAGCTGCCACTTTCCCCGTCGTCCAGCTTATGGAGATGTGACTGTCACCAGCCTCCACCCAGGGGGTAGTGCCCGCTTCCATTGTGCCACTGGCTACCAGCTGAAGGGCACCAGGCATCTCACCTGTCTCAATGCCACCCAGCCCTTCTGGGATTCAAAGGAGCCCGTCTGCATTG CTGCTTGCGGCGGAGTGATCCGCAATGCCACCACCGGCCGCATCGTCTCTCCAGGCTTCCCGGGCAACTACAGCAACAACCTCACCTGTCACTGGCTGCTTGAGGCTCCTGAGGGCCAGCGGCTACACCTGCACTTTGAGAAGGTTTCCCTGGCAGAGGATGATGACAG GCTCATCATTCGCAATGGGGACAACGTGGAGGCCCCACCGGTGTATGATTCCTATGAGGTGGAATACCTGCCCATTGAGGGCCTGCTCAGCTCTGGCAAACACTTCTTTGTTGAGCTCAGTACTGACAGCAGCGGGGCAGCTGCAGGCATGGCCCTGCGCTATGAGG CCTTCCAGCAGGGCCATTGCTATGAGCCCTTTGTCAAATACGGTAACTTCAGCAGCAGCGAACCCACCTACCCTGTGGGTACCACTGTGGAGTTCAGCTGCGACCCTGGCTACACCCTGGAGCAGGGCTCCATCATCATCGAGTGTGTTGACCCCCACGACCCCCAGTGGAATGAGACAGAGCCAGCCTGCCGAG CCGTGTGCAGCGGGGAGATCACAGACTCGGCTGGCGTGGTACTCTCTCCCAACTGGCCAGAGCCCTACGGTCGTGGGCAGGATTGTATCTGGGGTGTGCATGTGGAAGAGGACAAGCGCATCATGCTGGACATCCGAGT GCTGCGCATAGGCCCTGGTGATGTGCTTACCTTCTATGATGGGGATGACCTGACGGCCCGGGTTCTGGGCCAGTACTCAGGGCCCCGTAGCCACTTCAAGCTCTTTACCTCCATGGCTGATGTCACCATTCAGTTCCAGTCGGACCCCGGGACCTCAGTGCTGGGCTACCAGCAGGGCTTCGTCATCCACTTCTTTG AGGTGCCCCGCAATGACACATGTCCGGAGCTGCCTGAGATCCCCAATGGCTGGAAGAGCCCATCGCAGCCTGAGCTAGTGCACGGCACCGTGGTCACTTACCAGTGCTACCCTGGCTACCAGGTAGTGGGATCCAGTGTCCTCATGTGCCAGTGGGACCTAACTTGGAGTGAGGACCTGCCCTCATGCCAGAGGG TGACTTCCTGCCACGATCCTGGAGATGTGGAGCACAGCCGACGCCTCATATCCAGCCCCAAGTTTCCCGTGGGGGCCACCGTGCAATATATCTGTGACCAGGGTTTTGTGCTGACGGGCAGCTCCATCCTCACCTGCCATGATCGCCAGGCTGGCAGCCCCAAGTGGAGTGACCGGGCCCCTAAATGTCTCC TGGAACAGCTCAAGCCATGCCATGGTCTCAGTGCCCCTGAGAATGGTGCCCGAAGTCCTGAGAAGCGGCTACACCCAGCAGGGGCCACCATCCACTTCTCGTGTGCCCCTGGCTATGTGCTGAAGGGCCAGGCCAGCATCAAGTGTGTGCCTGGGCACCCCTCGCATTGGAGTGACCCCCCACCCATCTGTAGGGCTG CCTCTCTGGATGGGTTCTACAACAGTCGCAGCCTGGATG TTGCCAAGGCACCTGCTGCCTCCAGCACCCTGGATGCTGCCCACATTGCAGCTGCCATCTTCTTGCCACTGGTGGCGATGATGTTGTTGGTAGGAGGTATATACTTCTACTTCTCCAG GCTCCAGGGAAAAAGCTCCCTGCAGCTGCCCCGCCCACGCCCCCGCCCCTACAACCGCATTACCATAGAGTCAGCGTTTGACAATCCAACTTACGAGACTGGA TCTCTTTCCTTTGCAGGAGACGAGAGAATATGA
- the SEZ6 gene encoding seizure protein 6 homolog isoform X2 yields the protein MRPVALLLLPSLLALLAHGLSLEAPTVGKGQAPGIEETDGELTAAPTPEQPERGVHFVTTAPTLKLLNHHPLLEEFLQEGLEKGDEELRPALPFQPDPPAPFTPSPLPRLANQDSRPVFTSPTPAMAAVPTQPQSKEGPWSPESESPMLRITAPLPPGPSMAVPTLGPGEIASTTPPSRAWTPTQEGPGDMGRPWVAEVVSQGAGIGIQGTITSSTASGDDEETTTTTTIITTTITTVQTPGPCSWNFSGPEGSLDSPTDLSSPTDVGLDCFFYISVYPGYGVEIKVQNISLREGETVTVEGLGGPDPLPLANQSFLLRGQVIRSPTHQAALRFQSLPPPAGPGTFHFHYQAYLLSCHFPRRPAYGDVTVTSLHPGGSARFHCATGYQLKGTRHLTCLNATQPFWDSKEPVCIAACGGVIRNATTGRIVSPGFPGNYSNNLTCHWLLEAPEGQRLHLHFEKVSLAEDDDRLIIRNGDNVEAPPVYDSYEVEYLPIEGLLSSGKHFFVELSTDSSGAAAGMALRYEAFQQGHCYEPFVKYGNFSSSEPTYPVGTTVEFSCDPGYTLEQGSIIIECVDPHDPQWNETEPACRAVCSGEITDSAGVVLSPNWPEPYGRGQDCIWGVHVEEDKRIMLDIRVLRIGPGDVLTFYDGDDLTARVLGQYSGPRSHFKLFTSMADVTIQFQSDPGTSVLGYQQGFVIHFFEVPRNDTCPELPEIPNGWKSPSQPELVHGTVVTYQCYPGYQVVGSSVLMCQWDLTWSEDLPSCQRVTSCHDPGDVEHSRRLISSPKFPVGATVQYICDQGFVLTGSSILTCHDRQAGSPKWSDRAPKCLLEQLKPCHGLSAPENGARSPEKRLHPAGATIHFSCAPGYVLKGQASIKCVPGHPSHWSDPPPICRAASLDGFYNSRSLDVAKAPAASSTLDAAHIAAAIFLPLVAMMLLVGGIYFYFSRLQGKSSLQLPRPRPRPYNRITIESAFDNPTYETGETREYEVSI from the exons GACTCTCTTTAGAGGCCCCAACCGTGGGGAAAGGACAAGCCCCAGGCATCGAGGAGACAGATGGCGAGCTGACAGCAGCCCCCACACCTGAGCAGCCAGAACGAGGCGTCCACTTTGTCACAACAGCCCCCACCTTGAAGCTGCTCAACCACCACCCGCTGCTTGAGGAATTCCTACAAGAGGGGCTGGAAAAGGGAGATGAGGAGCTGAGGCCAGCACTGCCCTTCCAGCCTGACCCACCTGCACCCTTCACCCCAAGTCCCCTTCCCCGCCTGGCCAACCAGGACAGCCGCCCTGTCTTTACCAGccccactccagccatggctgcgGTACCCACTCAGCCCCAGTCCAAGGAGGGACCCTGGAGTCCGGAGTCAGAGTCCCCTATGCTTCGAATCACAGCTCCCCTACCTCCAGGGCCCAGCATGGCAGTGCCCACCCTAGGCCCAGGGGAGATAGCCAGCACTACACCCCCCAGCAGAGCCTGGACACCAACCCAAGAGGGTCCTGGAGACATGGGAAGGCCGTGGGTTGCAGAGGTTGTGTCCCAGGGCGCAGGGATCGGGATCCAGGGGACCATCACCTCCTCCACAGCTTCAGGAGATGATGAGGagaccaccactaccaccaccatcatcaccaccaccatcaccacagtcCAGACACCAG gccctTGTAGCTGGAATTTCTCAGGCCCAGAGGGCTCTCTGGACTCCCCTACAGACCTCAGCTCCCCCACTGATGTTGGCCTGGACTGCTTCTTCTACATCTCTGTCTACCCTGGCTATGGCGTGGAAATCAAG GTCCAGAATATCAGCCTCCGGGAAGGGGAGACAGTGACTGTGGAAGGCCTGGGGGGGCCTGacccactgcccctggccaaccAGTCTTTCCTGCTGCGGGGCCAAGTCATCCGCAGCCCCACCCACCAAGCGGCCCTGAGGTTCCAGAGCCTCCCGCCACCGGCTGGCCCTGGCACCTTCCATTTCCATTACCAAG CCTATCTCCTGAGCTGCCACTTTCCCCGTCGTCCAGCTTATGGAGATGTGACTGTCACCAGCCTCCACCCAGGGGGTAGTGCCCGCTTCCATTGTGCCACTGGCTACCAGCTGAAGGGCACCAGGCATCTCACCTGTCTCAATGCCACCCAGCCCTTCTGGGATTCAAAGGAGCCCGTCTGCATTG CTGCTTGCGGCGGAGTGATCCGCAATGCCACCACCGGCCGCATCGTCTCTCCAGGCTTCCCGGGCAACTACAGCAACAACCTCACCTGTCACTGGCTGCTTGAGGCTCCTGAGGGCCAGCGGCTACACCTGCACTTTGAGAAGGTTTCCCTGGCAGAGGATGATGACAG GCTCATCATTCGCAATGGGGACAACGTGGAGGCCCCACCGGTGTATGATTCCTATGAGGTGGAATACCTGCCCATTGAGGGCCTGCTCAGCTCTGGCAAACACTTCTTTGTTGAGCTCAGTACTGACAGCAGCGGGGCAGCTGCAGGCATGGCCCTGCGCTATGAGG CCTTCCAGCAGGGCCATTGCTATGAGCCCTTTGTCAAATACGGTAACTTCAGCAGCAGCGAACCCACCTACCCTGTGGGTACCACTGTGGAGTTCAGCTGCGACCCTGGCTACACCCTGGAGCAGGGCTCCATCATCATCGAGTGTGTTGACCCCCACGACCCCCAGTGGAATGAGACAGAGCCAGCCTGCCGAG CCGTGTGCAGCGGGGAGATCACAGACTCGGCTGGCGTGGTACTCTCTCCCAACTGGCCAGAGCCCTACGGTCGTGGGCAGGATTGTATCTGGGGTGTGCATGTGGAAGAGGACAAGCGCATCATGCTGGACATCCGAGT GCTGCGCATAGGCCCTGGTGATGTGCTTACCTTCTATGATGGGGATGACCTGACGGCCCGGGTTCTGGGCCAGTACTCAGGGCCCCGTAGCCACTTCAAGCTCTTTACCTCCATGGCTGATGTCACCATTCAGTTCCAGTCGGACCCCGGGACCTCAGTGCTGGGCTACCAGCAGGGCTTCGTCATCCACTTCTTTG AGGTGCCCCGCAATGACACATGTCCGGAGCTGCCTGAGATCCCCAATGGCTGGAAGAGCCCATCGCAGCCTGAGCTAGTGCACGGCACCGTGGTCACTTACCAGTGCTACCCTGGCTACCAGGTAGTGGGATCCAGTGTCCTCATGTGCCAGTGGGACCTAACTTGGAGTGAGGACCTGCCCTCATGCCAGAGGG TGACTTCCTGCCACGATCCTGGAGATGTGGAGCACAGCCGACGCCTCATATCCAGCCCCAAGTTTCCCGTGGGGGCCACCGTGCAATATATCTGTGACCAGGGTTTTGTGCTGACGGGCAGCTCCATCCTCACCTGCCATGATCGCCAGGCTGGCAGCCCCAAGTGGAGTGACCGGGCCCCTAAATGTCTCC TGGAACAGCTCAAGCCATGCCATGGTCTCAGTGCCCCTGAGAATGGTGCCCGAAGTCCTGAGAAGCGGCTACACCCAGCAGGGGCCACCATCCACTTCTCGTGTGCCCCTGGCTATGTGCTGAAGGGCCAGGCCAGCATCAAGTGTGTGCCTGGGCACCCCTCGCATTGGAGTGACCCCCCACCCATCTGTAGGGCTG CCTCTCTGGATGGGTTCTACAACAGTCGCAGCCTGGATG TTGCCAAGGCACCTGCTGCCTCCAGCACCCTGGATGCTGCCCACATTGCAGCTGCCATCTTCTTGCCACTGGTGGCGATGATGTTGTTGGTAGGAGGTATATACTTCTACTTCTCCAG GCTCCAGGGAAAAAGCTCCCTGCAGCTGCCCCGCCCACGCCCCCGCCCCTACAACCGCATTACCATAGAGTCAGCGTTTGACAATCCAACTTACGAGACTGGA GAGACGAGAGAATATGAAGTCTCCATCTAG